One Herbaspirillum rubrisubalbicans genomic window carries:
- a CDS encoding DUF3108 domain-containing protein: MSEVSLPPRRWPRLLILIALSLALHGVVVDWARHHIVPPGAAQEPVMTVELRPVPPPEQPVVLPAPAPAQPKRSKPARQAAPAPTRHAEPSIEPPDEPIRETVEPIYTPAPQAAHAMPAASTGVSDVSGDGQAQGGTGNGTATVDASPDDSQAPATGKQYHTSAPPSALLQYDVTGTKDQQPAYGRGSIDWHNEGNHYRVEGKAKALFFTLLNFTSVGELDAWGVSPELYTEQKGFKSATNTHFNRARNLVSFSASTTSYPRRGGEQDRASLIWQLAAIGRGDATQIQPGAVIDLFVAGVRDGELWRVQVLGQEALDLPIGHLQTWHLVRMPKPGSYDDRVDIWLAPQHEWYPVRVRYTDLRPPGDYTQLDLSELKPPEP, encoded by the coding sequence ATGAGCGAAGTTTCCCTTCCACCCCGGCGCTGGCCGCGCCTGTTGATCCTGATCGCATTGAGCCTGGCGCTGCATGGGGTGGTGGTGGACTGGGCTCGGCACCACATCGTCCCACCCGGCGCGGCACAGGAACCGGTCATGACGGTGGAACTGCGGCCGGTGCCGCCACCGGAGCAGCCGGTGGTCCTGCCGGCCCCCGCACCGGCGCAGCCCAAGCGCAGCAAGCCCGCTCGCCAAGCCGCGCCAGCACCGACGCGCCATGCCGAACCATCCATCGAGCCCCCCGACGAACCGATCCGGGAAACGGTAGAACCGATCTACACGCCCGCCCCGCAGGCCGCGCACGCCATGCCAGCGGCGAGCACCGGCGTATCCGACGTATCCGGTGATGGCCAGGCACAGGGCGGCACAGGCAATGGCACGGCCACGGTAGATGCCAGCCCCGACGACAGCCAGGCACCGGCCACGGGCAAGCAGTACCACACCAGCGCCCCGCCCAGCGCGCTGCTCCAATACGACGTCACCGGCACCAAGGACCAGCAGCCCGCCTATGGCCGGGGCAGCATAGACTGGCACAACGAAGGCAACCACTACCGGGTAGAGGGCAAGGCCAAGGCGCTGTTCTTCACCCTGCTCAATTTCACCAGCGTGGGCGAACTGGATGCCTGGGGCGTCTCGCCGGAGCTCTACACCGAGCAGAAAGGCTTCAAGTCGGCCACCAACACCCACTTCAACCGCGCGCGCAACCTGGTCAGCTTTTCCGCCTCCACCACCAGCTACCCGCGCCGTGGCGGCGAGCAGGACCGGGCCAGCCTGATCTGGCAACTGGCCGCCATCGGCCGTGGCGACGCCACGCAGATCCAGCCGGGGGCGGTGATCGACCTGTTCGTGGCCGGGGTGCGCGATGGCGAACTCTGGCGCGTACAGGTGCTGGGCCAGGAAGCCCTCGACCTGCCCATCGGCCATCTGCAGACCTGGCACCTGGTGCGGATGCCCAAGCCCGGCTCCTATGACGACCGAGTCGATATCTGGCTGGCGCCACAGCACGAGTGGTATCCGGTGCGGGTGCGCTATACCGACCTGCGGCCCCCTGGCGACTACACCCAACTGGACTTGTCAGAACTCAAGCCACCGGAACCCTAA
- a CDS encoding branched-chain amino acid ABC transporter substrate-binding protein has product MNLSLSSRLPLRVCSAALLALASVCAAVAAPLPPIRIGMIDGLSGPFANAGEAVVRNISYAIERINARGGVSLPDGKHLLQLSTFDNKLGVEDSLVQLRQLTDERIPFLIEGNSSAVAAALIDAVNKHNQREPDHRVLFLNYSAVDPTLTNEKCSFWHFRFDASADMRMQALTEAIKADPATKKVYLIGQDYSFGRQVAKAAREQLALKRPDIAIVGDELHPIGKIKDFSPYIAKMRSAGADAVITGNWGNDLTLLVKAARDAGFKAKFYTFYANSLGAPAAIGEAGVGVVRAVAEWHPNAGGNPGSPSDAYYLEFRKRYPQPKDDYLYLRMQVMIDMLVKAIEKAGTTDPKAVAYALEGAHYQNAFHQATMRAEDHQLIQPLYLMQMQRADSGGIRFDNEGSGFGFRTERFIPAEQTALPSSCRMQRPPR; this is encoded by the coding sequence ATGAACCTGTCCCTGTCTTCCCGCCTGCCTTTGCGTGTGTGCTCGGCCGCCCTCTTGGCGCTGGCCAGTGTCTGCGCCGCCGTTGCTGCCCCCTTGCCGCCGATCCGCATCGGCATGATCGATGGCCTCTCCGGTCCCTTCGCCAATGCCGGTGAGGCCGTGGTGCGCAACATCAGCTATGCCATCGAGCGCATCAATGCCCGCGGTGGCGTGAGCCTGCCCGATGGCAAGCACCTGTTACAGCTCTCCACCTTCGACAACAAGCTGGGGGTGGAAGACTCGCTGGTGCAGTTGCGCCAGTTGACCGATGAACGCATCCCCTTCCTGATCGAGGGCAACAGTTCGGCGGTGGCTGCGGCCTTGATCGACGCGGTCAACAAGCACAACCAGCGCGAGCCGGATCATCGGGTGCTGTTCCTGAATTACTCGGCGGTCGATCCCACCCTGACCAACGAGAAATGCAGCTTCTGGCACTTCCGTTTCGACGCCAGCGCCGACATGCGGATGCAAGCCCTGACCGAAGCCATCAAGGCCGACCCCGCGACCAAGAAGGTCTATCTGATTGGCCAGGACTACAGCTTTGGTCGCCAGGTGGCCAAGGCGGCGCGTGAGCAATTGGCGCTCAAGCGACCCGACATCGCCATCGTCGGCGATGAGCTGCACCCGATCGGCAAGATCAAGGATTTCTCTCCCTACATCGCCAAGATGCGCAGCGCCGGAGCGGATGCGGTCATCACCGGCAACTGGGGCAATGACCTGACGCTCTTGGTCAAGGCGGCGCGCGACGCCGGCTTCAAGGCCAAGTTCTATACCTTCTATGCCAACAGCCTCGGGGCCCCGGCTGCCATCGGCGAGGCCGGCGTGGGGGTGGTGCGGGCGGTGGCTGAGTGGCATCCCAACGCGGGCGGCAATCCGGGCTCGCCTAGCGACGCCTACTATCTGGAATTCCGCAAGCGCTACCCGCAACCCAAGGATGACTATCTCTATCTGCGGATGCAGGTGATGATCGACATGCTGGTCAAGGCCATCGAAAAGGCCGGGACCACCGATCCCAAGGCGGTTGCATATGCCCTGGAAGGCGCGCATTATCAGAACGCCTTCCACCAGGCGACCATGCGGGCCGAGGATCATCAACTGATCCAGCCGCTCTACCTGATGCAGATGCAGCGCGCCGACAGCGGCGGCATCCGTTTCGACAACGAGGGCAGCGGCTTTGGATTCCGTACCGAGCGTTTCATCCCGGCCGAGCAGACGGCGCTGCCCAGTAGCTGCCGGATGCAGCGCCCGCCACGCTGA